From one Rosa rugosa chromosome 4, drRosRugo1.1, whole genome shotgun sequence genomic stretch:
- the LOC133742413 gene encoding probable methyltransferase PMT20, whose translation MKYNKEAKPGAQEKSSRVLQLAVPFFLLCGFSFYLGGIFCSEKTRLETNGVKIAVPSAKESLAAPLQIKAVSFPECSADYQDYTPCTDPRRWRKYGAHRLTFMERHCPPVFERKECLVPPPDGYKSPIKWPNSRDKCWYRNVPYDWINKQKSNQNWLRKEGDKFLFPGGGTMFPKGVSAYVDLMQDLIPEMKDGTIRTAIDTGCGVASWGGDLLDRGILTVSLAPRDNHEAQVQFALERGIPAVLGIISTQRLPFPSKSFDMAHCSRCLIPWTEFGGIYLLEVHRILRPGGFWVLSGPPVNYENRWRGWNTTIEDQKTDYEKLQDLLTSLCFKLYNKKDDIAVWQKLSDNSCYDKLSEPDTYPAKCDDSLEPDSAWYTPLRSCVVVPNPKHKRSSLDTIPKWPERLHVAPERISDVHGGSASALKHDDGKWKIRLQHYKKLLPAVGTDKIRNVMDMNTVYGGLAAASIDDPLWVMNVVSSYAANTLPVVYDRGLIGTYHDWCEAFSTYPRTYDLLHLDGLFTAESHRCEMKYVLLEMDRILRPNGYAIIRESSYFVDAVATIAKGMRWGCRKEDTEYSVEKEKILICQKKLWYSSNQSSR comes from the exons TAATGGTGTCAAGATCGCAGTTCCATCTGCTAAGGAGTCACTGGCGGCCCCTCTCCAGATAAAAGCTGTGTCCTTCCCTGAATGCAGTGCCGACTATCAAGACTACACTCCTTGCACAGATCCAAGG AGGTGGAGGAAGTATGGTGCTCATCGGCTTACCTTCATGGAACGCCACTGCCCTCCAGTATTTGAAAGGAAAGAATGCCTAGTTCCACCTCCAGATGGATACAAGTCTCCAATCAAGTGGCCAAATAGCCGGGATAAATGTTGGTACAG GAATGTGCCATATGATTGGATTAACAAGCAGAAATCTAATCAGAATTGGCTGAGAAAAGAAGGAGACAAGTTTCTTTTTCCTGGTGGGGGAACTATGTTTCCTAAAGGTGTTTCTGCATATGTTGATTTAATGCAAGATCTTATTCCAGAAATGAAAGATGGCACTATCCGAACTGCCATCGACACTGGCTGTGGG GTTGCAAGTTGGGGAGGTGATTTGTTAGATCGTGGGATTTTAACTGTATCTCTTGCACCAAGAGATAATCATGAAGCTCAAGTTCAGTTCGCATTGGAACGTGGAATTCCAGCAGTCCTTGGCATCATTTCCACTCAGAGGCTTCCTTTCCCCTCAAAGTCATTTGATATGGCTCACTGTTCTAGATGCCTTATCCCATGGACAGAATTCG GTGGAATTTACCTGCTAGAAGTTCATCGCATTCTTCGTCCTGGAGGTTTCTGGGTCCTCTCTGGTCCACCTGTCAACTATGAAAACCGCTGGCGTGGATGGAACACAACTATAGAAGACCAGAAAACAGATTACGAGAAGTTGCAAGATCTGCTAACTTCATTGTGCTTCAAATTGTACAACAAAAAGGATGACATTGCTGTTTGGCAGAAGTTGTCAGACAATAGTTGCTATGATAAGCTCTCTGAACCAGATACCTATCCTGCAAAGTGTGATGATAGTCTTGAACCAGATTCAGCATGGTACACTCCATTGCGCTCTTGTGTTGTCGTTCCAAACCCAAAGCACAAGAGGTCGTCTTTGGACACCATCCCTAAATGGCCAGAGCGGTTGCATGTTGCACCAGAACGTATTTCTGATGTTCATGGTGGGAGTGCTAGTGCTCTGAAGCATGATGATGGCAAGTGGAAGATACGATTGCAGCACTACAAGAAGTTGCTCCCAGCAGTTGGAACAGATAAGATCAGAAATGTTATGGACATGAATACCGTGTATGGAGGGCTTGCAGCAGCCTCAATTGATGATCCCTTGTGGGTCATGAATGTGGTTTCTTCCTACGCTGCAAATACACTGCCTGTGGTCTATGATCGGGGCCTTATTGGAACATACCATGACTG GTGCGAAGCTTTCTCTACATATCCCCGAACTTATGATCTTCTACATCTTGATGGCCTCTTTACTGCAGAAAGCCACAG ATGCGAAATGAAATACGTGCTCCTAGAGATGGACCGCATCCTACGCCCCAATGGCTATGCAATAATTCGGGAATCCAGCTACTTTGTGGATGCTGTCGCAACTATTGCCAAAGGGATGAGATGGGGATGTCGCAAAGAAGATACCGAGTATAGTGTTGAGAAGGAGAAAATATTGATCTGCCAGAAAAAGCTTTGGTATTCATCTAACCAGAGTTCTAGATGA